From a region of the Osmia lignaria lignaria isolate PbOS001 chromosome 10, iyOsmLign1, whole genome shotgun sequence genome:
- the LOC143305774 gene encoding uncharacterized protein LOC143305774 — protein sequence MELLAINQRTNDSGLSSKLSIVVNEAIDTMKNGILLYGLKQRLHNETTAGHSVTKFDILRVVVGCEILMNRDMSHNTLKHVETQFEHGCHIYQLCTTWHTVVRLLIENFYKRSRTSNNFLP from the exons ATGGAACTACTGGCCATTAATCAACGGACAAACGACAGCGGATTATCTAG CAAATTATCTATTGTAGTAAACGAAGCGATCGATACCATGAAGAATGGCATATTACTCTACGGTTTAAAGCAGCGATTACATAACGAAACGACAG CTGGACATTCCGTGACGAAATTTGATATCCTACGAGTAGTAGTCGGCTGCGAAATTCTTATGAACCGAGATATGTCGCATAATACGTTGAAACACGTTGAAACGCAATTCGAACACGGTTGTCATATTTACCAACTGTGCACGACCTGGCACACAGTTGTGCGACTATTGATCGAGAATTTCTATAAAAGGAGCCGAACCTCCAACAATTTTCTCCCCTAG
- the LOC117611807 gene encoding maltase A2 isoform X3 has product MNIQKPEGLLSVVLPTELASSVSSRQLIINQDQQDEEASDCPLLTPSPPGVEPSNALESGAIFVSLEGNPVESIPPPTLENINKEDGLNEFMNIVNSSSRVLNDEPSSRDPMVESTSSGSSSDTNGPVCAQLLTQLNTAYQHLAPDAQALFYNQENGGKPPLVGIQLVVPKPSKDYRFMKWNWPLIRKTCFWSLMSVLAGCTALVIGVIATMPRKCDPTVQWWQGSVFYEIFPASFQDSSKGGDGIGDIRGITMRLDYLKELGIRGIRLNSIFPAAHYPEYYSNIDNLTDLNEHLGTLDDFATLVRQVHRRNMTILLDLPLYPFVKTLVEDDASVGKINKTEKAVRFERERRDVTDNDDNDDDDPVLKDIAPTTPSMSVQAIREALSSIPPPLDQSQHEALFSNPLKAVTENSVTIAIRTWLQRGVDGFYLKGLEHYVDEDSFASNLKHWKSILGSERILICHVNALNAAKTVASRNSILTRIDLLDVTLRVANGTKEIKRQVEDITRGVLFEKAGYPWVHWSIGGVDSARIASTISVKNATMAATLLGMMLPGTPSIFYGDEIGIVDCECEDHKDLSHVHNLAPMYWEKNDGSGNKFASIGVTAWLPEATKPLETSLMGTIAEMADLRSQTTPIYVKAVLKQNQVLANCDIRYADDEMIVIERWYPRRNSYVFVANLGNETQTKDLSFLYYGGHVVVGPTYRLNRDVYFKELIIPPGEAFVIKLDK; this is encoded by the exons ATGAATATTCAGAAGCCCGAGGGTCTTTTATCGGTGGTTTTACCTACTGAACTCGCCTCTTCGGTCAGTTCACGACAGCTGATTATAAATCAGGACCAACAG GATGAAGAAGCATCGGATTGCCCGCTTTTGACCCCTAGCCCCCCTGGCGTGGAACCGAGCAACGCCTTGGAATCTGGCGCGATTTTCGTTTCTCTTGAAGGAAATCCAGTCGAATCGATTCCACCGCCGACGCTCGAGAACATTAATAAAGAGGATGGACTTAACGAATTCATGAATATAGTGAACAGCTCGAGCAGAGTGCTAAACGATG AACCTAGTTCTCGTGATCCGATGGTGGAATCGACTAGCAGCGGCAGCAGCAGCGACACAAATGGTCCCGTTTGTGCACAATTGTTGACGCAATTGAACACGGCCTATCAACATCTTGCTCCCGATGCTCAAGCACTG TTTTACAATCAGGAGAACGGAGGGAAACCACCGTTGGTTGGGATTCAACTGGTGGTGCCAAAGCCATCCAAGGATTATCGTTTCATGAAATGGAACTGGCCTCTCATACGAAAGACTTGCTTCTGGTCGTTGATGTCGGTACTAGCTGGATGTACGGCCCTCGTCATCGGTGTTATCGCTACGATGCCAAGAAA GTGCGATCCAACGGTGCAATGGTGGCAGGGTAGCGTCTTCTACGAGATATTCCCAGCATCTTTCCAAGACTCGTCGAAAGGCGGTGACGGCATCGGCGATATTCGGGGCATCACGATGCGTCTGgattatttaaaagaattagGTATTCGAGGGATTCGTTTAAACTCCATCTTCCCAGCAGCGCATTATCCGGAGTACTACTCGAACATCGACAACCTGACAGACCTGAACGAACACCTGGGAACCCTGGACGACTTTGCTACGTTGGTTCGACAAGTTCATCGTCGAAACATGACCATCCTCTTGGATCTACCTTTGTATCCATTCGTAAAGACATTGGTCGAGGACGATGCGTCTGTTGGCAAGATAAACAAAACGGAGAAAGCAGTACGCTTCGAGCGCGAAAGAAGAGACGTTACCGATAATGATGACAATGATGACGACGACCCGGTCCTGAAGGATATCGCACCGACGACGCCTTCCATGTCGGTTCAAGCGATCCGGGAGGCTCTATCCTCGATACCACCTCCTTTAGATCAATCACAGCACGAAGCTCTCTTCTCGAATCCTCTGAAAGCTGTAACAGAGAACTCGGTTACTATCGCGATCAGGACTTGGTTGCAAAGAGGAGTCGATGGATTCTATTTGAAAGGATTGGAGCATTACGTGGACGAAGACTCGTTTGCGAGTAATCTGAAACATTGGAAGTCGATTTTAGGATCCGAAAGAATACTTATTTGTCACGTGAACGCATTGAACGCTGCCAAGACTGTCGCTTCGAGGAACTCGATTTTGACCAGGATAGATCTGCTCGacgttacgttgcgcgttgcgaatGGTACGAAAGAGATTAAGAGACAAGTGGAGGATATTACCAGAGGTGTGCTGTTCGAGAAAGCTGGTTATCCTTGGGTACACTGGTCCATCGGTGGCGTGGACTCTGCGAGGATAGCCTCTACCATTAGCGTGAAGAATGCCACCATGGCTGCTACTTTGTTAGGGATGATGCTTCCGGGAACGCCGAGTATATTTTACGGAGACGAG ATAGGTATCGTAGACTGCGAATGCGAGGATCACAAGGATCTTTCTCACGTGCATAATTTGGCTCCCATGTACTGGGAAAAGAACGACGGGTCTGGTAATAAATTTGCGTCGATCGGTGTTACCGCGTGGCTTCCGGAAGCCACGAAACCATTAGAGACAAGTCTGATGGGAACAATTGCCGAAATGGCGGATCTCCGATCTCAAACTACCCCGATTTACGTTAAAGCGGTGCTAAAGCAGAACCAGGTGCTGGCGAATTGTGATATTag ATACGCGGACGACGAAATGATCGTAATAGAACGATGGTACCCACGCCGAAATTCCTacgtttttgtagcgaatttaGGGAACGAGACGCAAACAAAGGATTTATCCTTTCTTTACTATGGCGGCCATGTCGTGGTTGGTCCAACGTACAGATTGAATCGAGACGTCTACTTCAAAGAACTTATTATACCTCCGGGAGAGGCTTTCGTCATAAAGCTCGATAAATAA
- the LOC117611807 gene encoding maltase A2 isoform X1 has translation MNIQKPEGLLSVVLPTELASSVSSRQLIINQDQQVCSRQTIQDEEASDCPLLTPSPPGVEPSNALESGAIFVSLEGNPVESIPPPTLENINKEDGLNEFMNIVNSSSRVLNDEPSSRDPMVESTSSGSSSDTNGPVCAQLLTQLNTAYQHLAPDAQALFYNQENGGKPPLVGIQLVVPKPSKDYRFMKWNWPLIRKTCFWSLMSVLAGCTALVIGVIATMPRKCDPTVQWWQGSVFYEIFPASFQDSSKGGDGIGDIRGITMRLDYLKELGIRGIRLNSIFPAAHYPEYYSNIDNLTDLNEHLGTLDDFATLVRQVHRRNMTILLDLPLYPFVKTLVEDDASVGKINKTEKAVRFERERRDVTDNDDNDDDDPVLKDIAPTTPSMSVQAIREALSSIPPPLDQSQHEALFSNPLKAVTENSVTIAIRTWLQRGVDGFYLKGLEHYVDEDSFASNLKHWKSILGSERILICHVNALNAAKTVASRNSILTRIDLLDVTLRVANGTKEIKRQVEDITRGVLFEKAGYPWVHWSIGGVDSARIASTISVKNATMAATLLGMMLPGTPSIFYGDEIGIVDCECEDHKDLSHVHNLAPMYWEKNDGSGNKFASIGVTAWLPEATKPLETSLMGTIAEMADLRSQTTPIYVKAVLKQNQVLANCDIRYADDEMIVIERWYPRRNSYVFVANLGNETQTKDLSFLYYGGHVVVGPTYRLNRDVYFKELIIPPGEAFVIKLDK, from the exons ATGAATATTCAGAAGCCCGAGGGTCTTTTATCGGTGGTTTTACCTACTGAACTCGCCTCTTCGGTCAGTTCACGACAGCTGATTATAAATCAGGACCAACAGGTGTGTTCGAGACAAACAATACAA GATGAAGAAGCATCGGATTGCCCGCTTTTGACCCCTAGCCCCCCTGGCGTGGAACCGAGCAACGCCTTGGAATCTGGCGCGATTTTCGTTTCTCTTGAAGGAAATCCAGTCGAATCGATTCCACCGCCGACGCTCGAGAACATTAATAAAGAGGATGGACTTAACGAATTCATGAATATAGTGAACAGCTCGAGCAGAGTGCTAAACGATG AACCTAGTTCTCGTGATCCGATGGTGGAATCGACTAGCAGCGGCAGCAGCAGCGACACAAATGGTCCCGTTTGTGCACAATTGTTGACGCAATTGAACACGGCCTATCAACATCTTGCTCCCGATGCTCAAGCACTG TTTTACAATCAGGAGAACGGAGGGAAACCACCGTTGGTTGGGATTCAACTGGTGGTGCCAAAGCCATCCAAGGATTATCGTTTCATGAAATGGAACTGGCCTCTCATACGAAAGACTTGCTTCTGGTCGTTGATGTCGGTACTAGCTGGATGTACGGCCCTCGTCATCGGTGTTATCGCTACGATGCCAAGAAA GTGCGATCCAACGGTGCAATGGTGGCAGGGTAGCGTCTTCTACGAGATATTCCCAGCATCTTTCCAAGACTCGTCGAAAGGCGGTGACGGCATCGGCGATATTCGGGGCATCACGATGCGTCTGgattatttaaaagaattagGTATTCGAGGGATTCGTTTAAACTCCATCTTCCCAGCAGCGCATTATCCGGAGTACTACTCGAACATCGACAACCTGACAGACCTGAACGAACACCTGGGAACCCTGGACGACTTTGCTACGTTGGTTCGACAAGTTCATCGTCGAAACATGACCATCCTCTTGGATCTACCTTTGTATCCATTCGTAAAGACATTGGTCGAGGACGATGCGTCTGTTGGCAAGATAAACAAAACGGAGAAAGCAGTACGCTTCGAGCGCGAAAGAAGAGACGTTACCGATAATGATGACAATGATGACGACGACCCGGTCCTGAAGGATATCGCACCGACGACGCCTTCCATGTCGGTTCAAGCGATCCGGGAGGCTCTATCCTCGATACCACCTCCTTTAGATCAATCACAGCACGAAGCTCTCTTCTCGAATCCTCTGAAAGCTGTAACAGAGAACTCGGTTACTATCGCGATCAGGACTTGGTTGCAAAGAGGAGTCGATGGATTCTATTTGAAAGGATTGGAGCATTACGTGGACGAAGACTCGTTTGCGAGTAATCTGAAACATTGGAAGTCGATTTTAGGATCCGAAAGAATACTTATTTGTCACGTGAACGCATTGAACGCTGCCAAGACTGTCGCTTCGAGGAACTCGATTTTGACCAGGATAGATCTGCTCGacgttacgttgcgcgttgcgaatGGTACGAAAGAGATTAAGAGACAAGTGGAGGATATTACCAGAGGTGTGCTGTTCGAGAAAGCTGGTTATCCTTGGGTACACTGGTCCATCGGTGGCGTGGACTCTGCGAGGATAGCCTCTACCATTAGCGTGAAGAATGCCACCATGGCTGCTACTTTGTTAGGGATGATGCTTCCGGGAACGCCGAGTATATTTTACGGAGACGAG ATAGGTATCGTAGACTGCGAATGCGAGGATCACAAGGATCTTTCTCACGTGCATAATTTGGCTCCCATGTACTGGGAAAAGAACGACGGGTCTGGTAATAAATTTGCGTCGATCGGTGTTACCGCGTGGCTTCCGGAAGCCACGAAACCATTAGAGACAAGTCTGATGGGAACAATTGCCGAAATGGCGGATCTCCGATCTCAAACTACCCCGATTTACGTTAAAGCGGTGCTAAAGCAGAACCAGGTGCTGGCGAATTGTGATATTag ATACGCGGACGACGAAATGATCGTAATAGAACGATGGTACCCACGCCGAAATTCCTacgtttttgtagcgaatttaGGGAACGAGACGCAAACAAAGGATTTATCCTTTCTTTACTATGGCGGCCATGTCGTGGTTGGTCCAACGTACAGATTGAATCGAGACGTCTACTTCAAAGAACTTATTATACCTCCGGGAGAGGCTTTCGTCATAAAGCTCGATAAATAA
- the LOC117611807 gene encoding maltase A2 isoform X2 → MNIQKPEGLLSVVLPTELASSVSSRQLIINQDQQVCSRQTIQDEEASDCPLLTPSPPGVEPSNALESGAIFVSLEGNPVESIPPPTLENINKEDGLNEFMNIVNSSSRVLNDEPSSRDPMVESTSSGSSSDTNGPVCAQLLTQLNTAYQHLAPDAQALENGGKPPLVGIQLVVPKPSKDYRFMKWNWPLIRKTCFWSLMSVLAGCTALVIGVIATMPRKCDPTVQWWQGSVFYEIFPASFQDSSKGGDGIGDIRGITMRLDYLKELGIRGIRLNSIFPAAHYPEYYSNIDNLTDLNEHLGTLDDFATLVRQVHRRNMTILLDLPLYPFVKTLVEDDASVGKINKTEKAVRFERERRDVTDNDDNDDDDPVLKDIAPTTPSMSVQAIREALSSIPPPLDQSQHEALFSNPLKAVTENSVTIAIRTWLQRGVDGFYLKGLEHYVDEDSFASNLKHWKSILGSERILICHVNALNAAKTVASRNSILTRIDLLDVTLRVANGTKEIKRQVEDITRGVLFEKAGYPWVHWSIGGVDSARIASTISVKNATMAATLLGMMLPGTPSIFYGDEIGIVDCECEDHKDLSHVHNLAPMYWEKNDGSGNKFASIGVTAWLPEATKPLETSLMGTIAEMADLRSQTTPIYVKAVLKQNQVLANCDIRYADDEMIVIERWYPRRNSYVFVANLGNETQTKDLSFLYYGGHVVVGPTYRLNRDVYFKELIIPPGEAFVIKLDK, encoded by the exons ATGAATATTCAGAAGCCCGAGGGTCTTTTATCGGTGGTTTTACCTACTGAACTCGCCTCTTCGGTCAGTTCACGACAGCTGATTATAAATCAGGACCAACAGGTGTGTTCGAGACAAACAATACAA GATGAAGAAGCATCGGATTGCCCGCTTTTGACCCCTAGCCCCCCTGGCGTGGAACCGAGCAACGCCTTGGAATCTGGCGCGATTTTCGTTTCTCTTGAAGGAAATCCAGTCGAATCGATTCCACCGCCGACGCTCGAGAACATTAATAAAGAGGATGGACTTAACGAATTCATGAATATAGTGAACAGCTCGAGCAGAGTGCTAAACGATG AACCTAGTTCTCGTGATCCGATGGTGGAATCGACTAGCAGCGGCAGCAGCAGCGACACAAATGGTCCCGTTTGTGCACAATTGTTGACGCAATTGAACACGGCCTATCAACATCTTGCTCCCGATGCTCAAGCACTG GAGAACGGAGGGAAACCACCGTTGGTTGGGATTCAACTGGTGGTGCCAAAGCCATCCAAGGATTATCGTTTCATGAAATGGAACTGGCCTCTCATACGAAAGACTTGCTTCTGGTCGTTGATGTCGGTACTAGCTGGATGTACGGCCCTCGTCATCGGTGTTATCGCTACGATGCCAAGAAA GTGCGATCCAACGGTGCAATGGTGGCAGGGTAGCGTCTTCTACGAGATATTCCCAGCATCTTTCCAAGACTCGTCGAAAGGCGGTGACGGCATCGGCGATATTCGGGGCATCACGATGCGTCTGgattatttaaaagaattagGTATTCGAGGGATTCGTTTAAACTCCATCTTCCCAGCAGCGCATTATCCGGAGTACTACTCGAACATCGACAACCTGACAGACCTGAACGAACACCTGGGAACCCTGGACGACTTTGCTACGTTGGTTCGACAAGTTCATCGTCGAAACATGACCATCCTCTTGGATCTACCTTTGTATCCATTCGTAAAGACATTGGTCGAGGACGATGCGTCTGTTGGCAAGATAAACAAAACGGAGAAAGCAGTACGCTTCGAGCGCGAAAGAAGAGACGTTACCGATAATGATGACAATGATGACGACGACCCGGTCCTGAAGGATATCGCACCGACGACGCCTTCCATGTCGGTTCAAGCGATCCGGGAGGCTCTATCCTCGATACCACCTCCTTTAGATCAATCACAGCACGAAGCTCTCTTCTCGAATCCTCTGAAAGCTGTAACAGAGAACTCGGTTACTATCGCGATCAGGACTTGGTTGCAAAGAGGAGTCGATGGATTCTATTTGAAAGGATTGGAGCATTACGTGGACGAAGACTCGTTTGCGAGTAATCTGAAACATTGGAAGTCGATTTTAGGATCCGAAAGAATACTTATTTGTCACGTGAACGCATTGAACGCTGCCAAGACTGTCGCTTCGAGGAACTCGATTTTGACCAGGATAGATCTGCTCGacgttacgttgcgcgttgcgaatGGTACGAAAGAGATTAAGAGACAAGTGGAGGATATTACCAGAGGTGTGCTGTTCGAGAAAGCTGGTTATCCTTGGGTACACTGGTCCATCGGTGGCGTGGACTCTGCGAGGATAGCCTCTACCATTAGCGTGAAGAATGCCACCATGGCTGCTACTTTGTTAGGGATGATGCTTCCGGGAACGCCGAGTATATTTTACGGAGACGAG ATAGGTATCGTAGACTGCGAATGCGAGGATCACAAGGATCTTTCTCACGTGCATAATTTGGCTCCCATGTACTGGGAAAAGAACGACGGGTCTGGTAATAAATTTGCGTCGATCGGTGTTACCGCGTGGCTTCCGGAAGCCACGAAACCATTAGAGACAAGTCTGATGGGAACAATTGCCGAAATGGCGGATCTCCGATCTCAAACTACCCCGATTTACGTTAAAGCGGTGCTAAAGCAGAACCAGGTGCTGGCGAATTGTGATATTag ATACGCGGACGACGAAATGATCGTAATAGAACGATGGTACCCACGCCGAAATTCCTacgtttttgtagcgaatttaGGGAACGAGACGCAAACAAAGGATTTATCCTTTCTTTACTATGGCGGCCATGTCGTGGTTGGTCCAACGTACAGATTGAATCGAGACGTCTACTTCAAAGAACTTATTATACCTCCGGGAGAGGCTTTCGTCATAAAGCTCGATAAATAA
- the LOC117611807 gene encoding maltase A2 isoform X4, producing MNIVNSSSRVLNDEPSSRDPMVESTSSGSSSDTNGPVCAQLLTQLNTAYQHLAPDAQALFYNQENGGKPPLVGIQLVVPKPSKDYRFMKWNWPLIRKTCFWSLMSVLAGCTALVIGVIATMPRKCDPTVQWWQGSVFYEIFPASFQDSSKGGDGIGDIRGITMRLDYLKELGIRGIRLNSIFPAAHYPEYYSNIDNLTDLNEHLGTLDDFATLVRQVHRRNMTILLDLPLYPFVKTLVEDDASVGKINKTEKAVRFERERRDVTDNDDNDDDDPVLKDIAPTTPSMSVQAIREALSSIPPPLDQSQHEALFSNPLKAVTENSVTIAIRTWLQRGVDGFYLKGLEHYVDEDSFASNLKHWKSILGSERILICHVNALNAAKTVASRNSILTRIDLLDVTLRVANGTKEIKRQVEDITRGVLFEKAGYPWVHWSIGGVDSARIASTISVKNATMAATLLGMMLPGTPSIFYGDEIGIVDCECEDHKDLSHVHNLAPMYWEKNDGSGNKFASIGVTAWLPEATKPLETSLMGTIAEMADLRSQTTPIYVKAVLKQNQVLANCDIRYADDEMIVIERWYPRRNSYVFVANLGNETQTKDLSFLYYGGHVVVGPTYRLNRDVYFKELIIPPGEAFVIKLDK from the exons ATGAATATAGTGAACAGCTCGAGCAGAGTGCTAAACGATG AACCTAGTTCTCGTGATCCGATGGTGGAATCGACTAGCAGCGGCAGCAGCAGCGACACAAATGGTCCCGTTTGTGCACAATTGTTGACGCAATTGAACACGGCCTATCAACATCTTGCTCCCGATGCTCAAGCACTG TTTTACAATCAGGAGAACGGAGGGAAACCACCGTTGGTTGGGATTCAACTGGTGGTGCCAAAGCCATCCAAGGATTATCGTTTCATGAAATGGAACTGGCCTCTCATACGAAAGACTTGCTTCTGGTCGTTGATGTCGGTACTAGCTGGATGTACGGCCCTCGTCATCGGTGTTATCGCTACGATGCCAAGAAA GTGCGATCCAACGGTGCAATGGTGGCAGGGTAGCGTCTTCTACGAGATATTCCCAGCATCTTTCCAAGACTCGTCGAAAGGCGGTGACGGCATCGGCGATATTCGGGGCATCACGATGCGTCTGgattatttaaaagaattagGTATTCGAGGGATTCGTTTAAACTCCATCTTCCCAGCAGCGCATTATCCGGAGTACTACTCGAACATCGACAACCTGACAGACCTGAACGAACACCTGGGAACCCTGGACGACTTTGCTACGTTGGTTCGACAAGTTCATCGTCGAAACATGACCATCCTCTTGGATCTACCTTTGTATCCATTCGTAAAGACATTGGTCGAGGACGATGCGTCTGTTGGCAAGATAAACAAAACGGAGAAAGCAGTACGCTTCGAGCGCGAAAGAAGAGACGTTACCGATAATGATGACAATGATGACGACGACCCGGTCCTGAAGGATATCGCACCGACGACGCCTTCCATGTCGGTTCAAGCGATCCGGGAGGCTCTATCCTCGATACCACCTCCTTTAGATCAATCACAGCACGAAGCTCTCTTCTCGAATCCTCTGAAAGCTGTAACAGAGAACTCGGTTACTATCGCGATCAGGACTTGGTTGCAAAGAGGAGTCGATGGATTCTATTTGAAAGGATTGGAGCATTACGTGGACGAAGACTCGTTTGCGAGTAATCTGAAACATTGGAAGTCGATTTTAGGATCCGAAAGAATACTTATTTGTCACGTGAACGCATTGAACGCTGCCAAGACTGTCGCTTCGAGGAACTCGATTTTGACCAGGATAGATCTGCTCGacgttacgttgcgcgttgcgaatGGTACGAAAGAGATTAAGAGACAAGTGGAGGATATTACCAGAGGTGTGCTGTTCGAGAAAGCTGGTTATCCTTGGGTACACTGGTCCATCGGTGGCGTGGACTCTGCGAGGATAGCCTCTACCATTAGCGTGAAGAATGCCACCATGGCTGCTACTTTGTTAGGGATGATGCTTCCGGGAACGCCGAGTATATTTTACGGAGACGAG ATAGGTATCGTAGACTGCGAATGCGAGGATCACAAGGATCTTTCTCACGTGCATAATTTGGCTCCCATGTACTGGGAAAAGAACGACGGGTCTGGTAATAAATTTGCGTCGATCGGTGTTACCGCGTGGCTTCCGGAAGCCACGAAACCATTAGAGACAAGTCTGATGGGAACAATTGCCGAAATGGCGGATCTCCGATCTCAAACTACCCCGATTTACGTTAAAGCGGTGCTAAAGCAGAACCAGGTGCTGGCGAATTGTGATATTag ATACGCGGACGACGAAATGATCGTAATAGAACGATGGTACCCACGCCGAAATTCCTacgtttttgtagcgaatttaGGGAACGAGACGCAAACAAAGGATTTATCCTTTCTTTACTATGGCGGCCATGTCGTGGTTGGTCCAACGTACAGATTGAATCGAGACGTCTACTTCAAAGAACTTATTATACCTCCGGGAGAGGCTTTCGTCATAAAGCTCGATAAATAA